From Zingiber officinale cultivar Zhangliang chromosome 5B, Zo_v1.1, whole genome shotgun sequence, the proteins below share one genomic window:
- the LOC121987955 gene encoding zinc finger MYM-type protein 1-like encodes MSLIFRFVNNSGFLVERFFEIVSVEDTTSANLKKSISDIFVQYNIQIHSMRGQGYDGASNMRGEWNGLQALFLRDCPYAYYVHCFAHRLQLTLVAAAKDVPSIWQFFSYLTSIVNFVTSSPKCLSDLQSAQQEEIAYMLTIGECESGTGANQIGTLHRPGATRWSSHYDSIRNLIDMYAATCKILGNLSENEPNGTIRREACGLCNMIMSFEFIFVWFLMEKLLETTDILCQALQNKSQDIVNALKFVSTTKVILLKFREDGWDEFFVKVKVFVNDIILRCLI; translated from the coding sequence ATGTCCCTTATTTTCAGATTTGTTAATAATTCTGGATTTTTGGTGGAACGTTTCTTTGAGATTGTGAGTGTTGAGGACACAACATCAGCAAACCTTAAGAAATCAATTTCTGACATCTTTGTTCAATACAATATTCAAATCCACAGCATGAGAGGACAAGGGTATGATGGTGCAAGTAATATGCGTGGTGAATGGAATGGGCTTCAAGCATTATTTCTTAGAGACTGTCCATATGCCTATTATGTACATTGTTTTGCTCATCGTTTACAGTTAACATTGGTTGCAGCTGCTAAGGATGTGCCTTCTATTTGGCAATTCTTTTCTTATTTGACTTCCATTGTAAACTTTGTCACCTCGTCTCCTAAATGTCTTAGTGATTTACAATCTGCTCAACAAGAAGAGATTGCATATATGTTGACTATTGGTGAGTGTGAATCTGGTACAGGAGCTAATCAAATTGGTACATTGCATAGACCTGGTGCTACTCGTTGGAGCTCTCATTATGATTCTATTAGGAACTTGATAGACATGTATGCAGCAACTTGTAAGATCCTTGGAAATCTCAGTGAAAATGAGCCAAATGGTACAATACGTAGGGAAGCTTGTGGTTTATGCAACATGATTatgagttttgaatttatatttgtaTGGTTTTTGATGGAAAAGCTCTTAGAAACCACTGACATTCTTTGTCAAGCTCTACAAAATAAATCACAAGACATTGTGAATGCTTTAAAATTTGTCTCAACCACAAAAGTCATCCTTCTAAAATTTAGAGAAGATGGTTGGGATGAATTTTTTGTGAAAGTAAAGGTTTTTGTGAACGACATAATATTGAGATGCCTGATATGA